One genomic window of Polyangium aurulentum includes the following:
- a CDS encoding serine/threonine-protein kinase, with product MLGRGGMGSVWAADHLALKTEVAVKFMSAMYAEDPAMLTRFEREATSAAQIKSPHIVNVHDHGVTGDGIPYMVMELLEGEDLSVRIKRAGPLPLDEVAEVIAQTCKALGKAHKLGIVHRDIKPSNIFLLDTEGGDIFVKVLDFGVAKPGSESDVTNTGLIVGTIVYASPEQLLNAKKVDHRADLWSVGVVAYRALTGKLPFSDDDGIGSLCLAMQQGMFTRPSALVPDLPLEVDRWFEKAFKRDPDERFTTAVEMARELFQACGRAEAPSLSMRMRTGGVDSSNDPGLRQLTTGGQTEVDSGPEIEFEDAKATVITSPSGVALREGTAAGYEPLSTTAVPGALAAKRKQKQKARDTGRDPNTLGTSSAMTFPGTDAPPPPSVPAPQGSAFRKVVLALAAVACLAGGGVAGLVLLKRTGPPLPGMPGSIAADPAPAAPVPAPPIAKAVDVPSTEAPPAVVPASSRAELAPPSAPSAPSASPTTTPTASAAAVPTASAVAPASTAPQSGPKNPGRPGGSGRNPLPEKDYGF from the coding sequence ATGCTCGGGAGAGGGGGCATGGGGAGCGTGTGGGCTGCCGACCACCTCGCGCTCAAGACCGAGGTGGCCGTCAAGTTCATGTCGGCCATGTACGCCGAAGATCCGGCGATGCTCACCCGCTTCGAGCGGGAGGCGACGAGCGCGGCGCAGATCAAGAGCCCGCACATCGTCAACGTCCACGATCACGGGGTCACCGGCGACGGCATCCCCTACATGGTCATGGAGCTGCTCGAGGGCGAGGACCTCTCGGTGCGCATCAAGCGAGCCGGGCCGCTGCCGCTCGACGAGGTGGCCGAGGTCATCGCGCAGACCTGCAAGGCGCTCGGCAAGGCCCACAAGCTCGGGATCGTCCACCGTGACATCAAGCCGAGCAACATCTTCCTCCTCGACACCGAGGGCGGCGACATCTTCGTCAAGGTGCTCGACTTCGGCGTGGCCAAGCCGGGCTCCGAGAGCGACGTGACGAACACGGGCCTCATCGTCGGCACCATCGTCTACGCGAGCCCCGAGCAGCTCCTGAACGCGAAGAAGGTCGATCACCGCGCCGACCTCTGGTCCGTGGGCGTCGTCGCCTACCGCGCCCTCACCGGCAAGCTGCCCTTCTCGGACGACGACGGCATCGGCTCGCTCTGCCTCGCCATGCAGCAAGGCATGTTCACGCGCCCGAGCGCGCTCGTGCCCGATCTGCCGCTCGAGGTCGATCGCTGGTTCGAGAAGGCCTTCAAGCGCGACCCGGACGAGCGGTTCACCACCGCGGTCGAGATGGCGCGCGAGCTGTTCCAGGCGTGCGGTCGGGCCGAGGCGCCGTCCCTGTCCATGCGCATGCGCACGGGCGGCGTCGACAGCTCGAACGATCCCGGCTTGCGGCAGCTCACGACCGGCGGGCAGACCGAGGTCGACTCCGGGCCGGAGATCGAGTTCGAGGACGCCAAGGCCACGGTCATCACCTCGCCGAGCGGCGTGGCGCTGCGCGAGGGGACGGCGGCAGGGTACGAGCCTCTCTCGACGACGGCGGTCCCCGGCGCGCTGGCCGCGAAGAGGAAGCAGAAGCAGAAGGCGCGCGATACCGGGCGGGATCCGAACACGCTCGGCACCTCGTCGGCGATGACGTTCCCCGGCACCGACGCGCCGCCGCCGCCGTCCGTGCCCGCCCCGCAGGGCTCGGCGTTCCGCAAGGTCGTGCTCGCCCTGGCTGCCGTCGCTTGCCTCGCGGGCGGCGGCGTGGCGGGCCTCGTGCTCCTGAAGCGCACGGGTCCTCCGCTGCCCGGCATGCCGGGGTCCATCGCGGCCGATCCGGCCCCCGCGGCGCCCGTGCCCGCGCCCCCGATCGCGAAGGCCGTCGACGTGCCCTCCACGGAAGCGCCCCCTGCCGTCGTGCCGGCCTCGAGCCGCGCAGAGCTGGCGCCGCCCAGCGCACCGAGCGCGCCGAGCGCGTCGCCCACCACGACTCCCACCGCGAGCGCAGCCGCCGTCCCCACGGCGAGCGCCGTCGCCCCCGCCTCGACCGCGCCGCAGTCTGGCCCAAAGAACCCGGGCCGTCCGGGCGGGTCAGGGCGCAATCCGCTGCCTGAGAAGGACTATGGGTTCTGA
- a CDS encoding PEGA domain-containing protein translates to MIPSSPSRFTLARLLAAALLAPLAPAAIVVAPSAALAQPSSADKETARNLMKEGDAKFAAKDYAGALKAYQAAHAIMQVPSTGLPLAKTQIERGLLVEARDTLLQVSRHPKEANEPAAYAKAREEAAQLAQKIAPRIPSLVIVIEGASADEAAVAVDGSAVPAAALGSPRKVNPGSHTITASATGYRDASATLDVKEGENEKVTLKLVSTGGSAPALAPTPGPAVKGGGRLRVESPAEPGNVFVDGKASGVTPLEVSVAPGAHKIEIEYPGGTHEEKRIAVDAGKTEVVSFQPSPMDAVARHRKWVHVGVTAGPAMAVFLDGGALMFGGTGGFVLNVGITPTFDFRTGATATVVHRFDDDLEGQITQVSAVVPAMLRVNWSPWFSSAAGLSAGFVADLQLDGPPYGASIGPEWTLLSMAAGDKRQYELAFSQGLRFGQANKDFHQSVVFTYLFLD, encoded by the coding sequence GTGATTCCGTCCTCCCCTTCCCGTTTCACCCTCGCGCGGCTCCTTGCGGCGGCCCTCCTCGCGCCCCTGGCGCCCGCGGCCATTGTCGTCGCTCCCTCCGCGGCCCTCGCGCAGCCTTCGTCGGCCGACAAGGAGACGGCGCGCAACCTCATGAAAGAGGGCGACGCCAAGTTCGCGGCCAAGGATTACGCCGGCGCGCTCAAGGCTTATCAAGCCGCCCACGCGATCATGCAGGTCCCGTCGACCGGGCTGCCCCTCGCAAAGACCCAGATCGAGCGTGGGCTGCTCGTCGAGGCGCGCGATACGCTGCTGCAGGTCTCGCGTCACCCGAAAGAAGCGAATGAGCCCGCCGCATACGCAAAGGCCCGCGAGGAGGCCGCGCAGCTCGCCCAAAAGATTGCCCCGCGCATTCCGTCCCTGGTCATCGTAATCGAGGGCGCCTCCGCCGACGAGGCGGCCGTGGCGGTCGACGGCTCGGCCGTGCCCGCGGCGGCGCTCGGATCGCCGCGCAAGGTGAACCCGGGATCGCACACGATCACGGCCTCGGCGACCGGGTATCGCGACGCCAGCGCGACCCTCGACGTCAAGGAAGGCGAAAACGAGAAGGTCACGCTGAAGCTCGTCTCCACCGGCGGCTCGGCCCCGGCCCTCGCGCCCACGCCCGGGCCGGCGGTCAAGGGCGGCGGCCGGCTGCGGGTCGAGAGCCCCGCCGAGCCGGGCAATGTCTTCGTCGACGGCAAAGCCTCGGGCGTGACGCCGCTCGAGGTCTCGGTCGCGCCGGGCGCCCACAAGATCGAGATCGAATACCCGGGCGGCACGCACGAGGAAAAGAGGATCGCGGTCGACGCCGGAAAGACCGAGGTCGTCAGCTTTCAGCCCTCGCCCATGGACGCGGTCGCCCGGCATCGCAAATGGGTGCACGTCGGCGTCACGGCGGGCCCCGCGATGGCCGTCTTCCTCGACGGCGGCGCGCTCATGTTCGGCGGGACAGGCGGGTTCGTCTTGAACGTCGGTATCACCCCCACGTTCGACTTTCGCACGGGCGCCACGGCGACGGTCGTGCATCGATTCGACGACGACCTCGAGGGTCAGATCACGCAGGTCTCGGCCGTGGTCCCGGCCATGCTGCGGGTCAACTGGAGCCCGTGGTTCTCGTCGGCGGCGGGGCTGTCGGCCGGGTTCGTCGCGGATTTGCAGCTCGACGGTCCGCCCTACGGCGCCTCCATCGGCCCGGAGTGGACGCTCCTGTCGATGGCCGCGGGCGACAAGCGCCAATATGAGCTCGCGTTCAGCCAGGGGCTGCGCTTCGGCCAGGCGAACAAGGACTTCCACCAGTCGGTCGTCTTCACGTATCTCTTTCTCGATTGA
- a CDS encoding PAS domain-containing sensor histidine kinase translates to MNAKRGEPVRDADPSGGCIVEPAPASDTRLRGLLRQLPAAVWTTDLELRITSVAGTAEGALGLSREELVGARIDHRIPSHDGDGASAKHERALAGETMLYEASWQGRVYQCRLEPLRGTGGDIRGVIGVGLDVTEVRHVEEARLAGEERLRTLIEASPDPIFLKDAEGCWLEVNQAALELFQLDGVDYRGKSEAELSTYTPFYAEALLNCPESDRAAWEAGKLIRAEENIPQPDGSVRAYDVFKVPVFHTDGRRKGLVVLGREFTERKRAEEERDQLLEKEQAARAAAERAEHRSAFLADASRVLSSTLDHGDTVARLARLCVPFACDWCAVWVRGGEGSYRLTGFAHEQGSRELPEALSALDFDPGIPDGVARVLRTGEPIVRTGLEAAGPGVRLAALGSRDERDLRLLDALGLSSYMAVPLMARGKTLGVIAFALSRPERTFASDDLSLAEDLACRAALALSNALLYEEAQEAIRARDEFLSIASHELRTPCTSLRLGVQTLLRHVRGGSLEKLPAAFLERILETSDRQSKHLASLIDRLLDVSRIQAGQLELEVEEVDLTAITREVLSELRDEVARTGSTVTIDAQGPVMGMWDRGRLAQVVTNLLSNALKYGSGQPVRVKVWADGTEARVSVADGGIGIAAETQQRIFERFERAVSARHYGGLGLGLYIVRQLVEAHGGDIAVESLPGKGSTFTVELPRALLSYRRRAGGMVPARGALAPNDKL, encoded by the coding sequence ATGAATGCGAAGAGGGGCGAGCCGGTCAGGGATGCTGATCCGAGCGGAGGCTGTATCGTCGAGCCTGCACCCGCGAGCGATACGCGGCTCCGAGGGCTCCTTCGCCAGCTTCCCGCCGCCGTGTGGACGACCGACCTCGAGCTGCGCATCACCTCGGTGGCGGGCACGGCCGAGGGCGCGCTGGGGCTGTCGCGTGAGGAGCTGGTGGGGGCTCGCATCGACCATCGAATCCCGAGCCACGACGGCGACGGGGCCAGCGCCAAGCACGAGCGCGCGCTCGCCGGCGAGACGATGCTCTACGAGGCGTCCTGGCAGGGTCGGGTGTATCAGTGCCGCCTCGAGCCTCTGCGCGGGACCGGCGGCGACATCCGCGGCGTGATCGGCGTGGGCCTCGACGTGACCGAGGTCCGCCACGTCGAGGAGGCGCGCCTCGCGGGCGAGGAGCGCCTGCGCACGCTCATCGAGGCCTCGCCCGATCCGATCTTCCTGAAGGACGCCGAGGGCTGCTGGCTCGAGGTGAACCAGGCTGCGCTCGAGCTATTCCAGCTCGACGGCGTCGACTACCGCGGCAAGAGCGAGGCGGAGCTGTCGACGTACACGCCCTTCTACGCCGAGGCGCTCCTCAACTGCCCCGAGAGCGACCGCGCCGCGTGGGAGGCCGGCAAGCTCATCCGCGCCGAGGAGAACATCCCGCAGCCCGACGGCTCGGTGCGCGCCTACGACGTCTTCAAGGTGCCCGTCTTCCACACCGATGGCCGCCGCAAGGGCCTCGTGGTGCTCGGCCGCGAGTTCACCGAGCGCAAGCGCGCCGAGGAGGAGCGCGATCAGCTCCTCGAAAAGGAGCAGGCCGCGCGCGCCGCCGCCGAGCGCGCCGAGCACCGCTCCGCCTTCCTGGCCGACGCGAGCCGCGTGCTCTCGAGCACGCTCGATCATGGCGACACCGTCGCGCGCCTCGCCCGCCTGTGCGTGCCCTTCGCCTGCGACTGGTGCGCGGTGTGGGTGCGCGGCGGGGAGGGCTCCTACCGGCTGACGGGCTTCGCGCACGAGCAGGGATCGCGCGAGCTGCCCGAGGCGCTCTCTGCGCTCGACTTCGACCCTGGGATCCCCGACGGCGTGGCGCGCGTGCTGCGCACGGGTGAGCCGATCGTGCGTACCGGCCTCGAAGCGGCGGGCCCCGGCGTGCGGCTGGCGGCGCTCGGCTCGCGGGACGAGCGGGATCTGCGGCTGCTCGACGCGCTCGGCCTGTCCTCGTACATGGCCGTGCCCCTCATGGCGCGGGGCAAGACGCTCGGCGTGATTGCGTTCGCGCTCTCGCGGCCCGAGCGCACCTTCGCGTCCGACGACCTGTCGCTCGCCGAGGACCTCGCCTGTCGCGCCGCGCTCGCGCTGTCGAACGCGCTTCTTTACGAGGAGGCGCAGGAGGCGATCCGGGCGCGTGACGAGTTCCTCTCGATCGCCTCGCACGAGCTGCGCACCCCTTGCACCTCGCTCCGGCTCGGCGTGCAGACGCTCCTGCGTCACGTGCGCGGCGGCTCGCTCGAGAAGCTCCCGGCCGCGTTCCTCGAGCGCATCCTCGAGACCTCGGATCGGCAGAGCAAGCACCTGGCGAGCCTCATCGACCGGCTGCTCGACGTCTCGCGCATCCAGGCGGGGCAGCTCGAGCTCGAGGTGGAGGAGGTCGACCTCACGGCCATCACGCGCGAGGTCCTGTCGGAGCTGCGCGACGAGGTGGCGCGCACGGGCTCGACGGTCACGATCGACGCGCAGGGCCCTGTGATGGGCATGTGGGATCGGGGGCGGCTCGCGCAGGTGGTGACGAACCTCCTGAGCAATGCGCTCAAGTACGGCTCGGGGCAGCCGGTGCGGGTCAAGGTCTGGGCGGACGGCACGGAGGCGCGCGTGTCGGTCGCGGACGGCGGCATCGGGATCGCGGCGGAGACGCAGCAGCGGATCTTCGAGCGCTTCGAGCGGGCTGTATCGGCGAGGCACTACGGCGGGCTTGGCCTGGGGCTGTACATCGTCCGGCAGCTCGTCGAGGCGCACGGGGGTGACATCGCGGTCGAGAGCCTGCCGGGCAAGGGGTCGACTTTTACGGTAGAGCTCCCCCGAGCTCTGCTATCCTACCGCCGGCGCGCGGGGGGAATGGTGCCCGCGCGCGGAGCGCTGGCGCCCAATGACAAGCTTTGA
- a CDS encoding response regulator, with the protein MLVVEDDVDIRGLIADILRLEGYSVDAVENGREALEHLRAGPPPRVILLDLMMPEMNGWEFRTAQAQDPALAEIPVVILTGGGNAAAAAQGLGVDAFLRKPVDLDELLEMVKRYC; encoded by the coding sequence GTGCTGGTCGTCGAGGACGACGTCGACATCCGCGGTCTCATCGCCGACATCCTCCGGCTGGAGGGGTATTCGGTCGATGCCGTCGAGAACGGTCGTGAGGCGCTCGAGCACCTGCGCGCCGGCCCGCCGCCGCGGGTGATCCTGCTGGACCTGATGATGCCGGAGATGAACGGCTGGGAGTTCCGGACCGCGCAGGCCCAGGATCCCGCGCTGGCGGAGATCCCCGTCGTGATCTTGACGGGCGGTGGCAATGCGGCGGCGGCGGCGCAGGGGCTCGGGGTGGACGCATTCCTGCGCAAGCCCGTGGACCTGGATGAATTGCTGGAGATGGTAAAGCGGTATTGCTAG
- a CDS encoding GNAT family N-acetyltransferase, producing the protein MTITSRSYEGPADLHALLGTITASWRFTRPLVNVTPGGVEWWFAVARSGIDWRERIRLWELDGEVVAWAFFEPPNELGNHLRVDLPADGRRAIVAEMLEWVAERALGQSEPPSSVFLHVLDADHALCDDLRALGLTPSEASAFSHFHTTLGAEPAAPVLPPGYRIRPVREDELAARVDLHRAAFTPSRMTVEKYRQLVTMPHYAFARDLVVEAPDGSLAAFTMVWWDPEARVGEFEPVGTHPDHRGKGLARAVNLAGLHLLRGLGALDVLVFSRTENAASEALYPSVGFQRLSVHRAWTRALGG; encoded by the coding sequence ATGACCATCACCTCCCGATCTTACGAAGGCCCCGCCGACCTGCACGCGCTCCTCGGGACGATCACGGCCTCGTGGCGCTTCACGCGCCCGCTGGTCAACGTGACGCCTGGCGGCGTCGAATGGTGGTTCGCCGTCGCGCGCTCCGGGATCGATTGGCGCGAGCGAATCAGGCTGTGGGAGCTGGACGGCGAGGTCGTCGCCTGGGCCTTTTTCGAGCCGCCGAACGAGCTTGGCAATCACCTGCGGGTCGATCTGCCCGCGGATGGCCGCCGCGCCATCGTCGCCGAGATGCTCGAATGGGTCGCGGAGCGGGCGCTTGGGCAGAGCGAGCCGCCTTCCAGCGTCTTCTTGCACGTCCTCGACGCCGACCACGCGCTCTGCGACGACCTTCGTGCGCTCGGGCTCACCCCGTCGGAGGCGTCGGCGTTCAGCCACTTCCACACGACCCTGGGAGCCGAGCCCGCCGCGCCGGTGCTCCCGCCCGGCTATCGGATTCGCCCGGTCCGGGAGGACGAGCTCGCGGCGCGGGTCGATTTGCACCGCGCGGCTTTCACGCCCTCCCGGATGACGGTGGAGAAGTACCGGCAGCTCGTCACGATGCCGCACTATGCCTTCGCCCGGGATCTGGTCGTCGAGGCGCCGGACGGGTCGCTGGCCGCATTCACGATGGTCTGGTGGGATCCCGAAGCGCGCGTCGGCGAATTCGAGCCGGTCGGCACCCACCCGGACCACCGCGGAAAGGGGCTCGCGAGGGCCGTGAACCTGGCGGGGCTGCACCTCTTGCGCGGGCTCGGCGCGCTGGACGTGCTCGTGTTCTCGAGGACGGAGAACGCGGCGTCCGAGGCGCTCTACCCGTCGGTGGGGTTCCAGCGGCTGAGCGTCCACCGGGCGTGGACGCGGGCGCTGGGGGGCTGA
- a CDS encoding serine/threonine-protein kinase: MRLSTGEIVDGRFIVERIAGSGGMGTVYRAVDRRTGNLVALKLVHDEDPEAARRFEQEAQSLADLDHPHVVRYVARGAPAPGLRYLAMEWLEGESLTARLARAQLSVEETILLGARVARALEAAHARGMIHRDIKPSNLFIVDGDVERVKVIDFGIAQMTAATRRLTATGTALGTPGYMAPEQTRGDGTRVDGRADLFSLGAVLFECLTGRPAFEGKHLMALLARLLFEEAPRIRDRRPELPRALDDLVARLLAKEPSARPPDAAAVARVLEAMDDTGRGSIRAGGAEPDAPLGRTERRLFSIVAVLPQGAREGIETDATVLTRQRIGEIEKAMRPLEARVDALANGALFVTLVATGSATDLAARAARAALALRPLLPMATITLVTGLGEATDALPVGELAERAVTLLDTAERYGNDGEIPIDDVTAALLDGRFDVVRTKEGPALRAERDVSGHARTLLGRPSPYLGRDRELRMALELVSASLEDGSPRAVIILGAAGMGKSRLRHEIVERIRRSSDPEVAIEVGRGDSIAQGSPFSILASALRSTAQITAGEPLAVQRKKLENALGARLSEERRARVVEFLGEMVGIPFPDDASPKLRAARQSAALMADRIREAYLEYMQAELAAQPRLVVLEDLHWGDAASIKLVDAALGALEGRPFVVLALARPEVRDAFPRLWDEREVQEVRLGALPNRAAGQLVRHFLGGDVSAAEVDRLVSRAAGNAFYLEELVRAVAEGRGDELPETVLGMVESRLLSIDPDARRLLRVASVFGGAFWDGALATLLGEDERRVASTLASLEARELVQRREDSRFSGQAEYHFRHALIREGSYAALTDRDRAVAHARAGAWLLAAGEEDPKVLAEHFSRANDADQAIRYYARAAEQSLAAGDTEAAVAVADRALGLGATGEQAAELRALQTNAWTRASQFVRAHEAAQVALLLATPGGLSHARALAGVIANGLFLRRLDVIGEAMDQLLRVEPAPEAISALAWAFNLAVTSLLLGGRRDAAEAYLRRMEEVTREAASADPSVEAWLAASRAYWVRFVERDVWAALALDRASARAFEEAGDGLRMPLANAHIGQDLTMLGAFEEAEDAITRAVAGAQPGSTGMLLSLCMQAWLRLEQGRLDEAIALCDEVIAGAEAVDEGLIGLTARYAALEARMGRGESQRVLRELEALEEACRSLPYMELLHLTLRAAALLAEGRAAEAVEAGQAALGKVAALGMGHYHRHALLFLTHAEALSAAGRADEAREAIERGKADLLARAGRIEDPEARRQFLERVPHHARTMALWEALMADEHGAAGQVAPPAP, from the coding sequence ATGCGCCTGTCCACGGGAGAGATCGTCGACGGCCGCTTCATCGTCGAGCGGATCGCCGGCTCGGGCGGCATGGGGACCGTGTACCGCGCGGTCGATCGGCGCACCGGCAACCTCGTCGCCCTCAAGCTCGTCCACGACGAAGACCCCGAGGCGGCGCGCCGCTTCGAGCAGGAGGCCCAGAGCCTCGCCGACCTCGACCACCCCCACGTCGTCCGCTACGTCGCCCGCGGCGCGCCCGCCCCGGGGCTGCGTTACCTCGCCATGGAGTGGCTCGAAGGCGAGAGCCTCACCGCGCGCCTCGCCCGCGCGCAGCTCTCCGTCGAGGAGACGATCCTCCTCGGCGCGCGCGTCGCCCGCGCCCTCGAGGCGGCGCACGCGCGCGGCATGATCCATCGCGACATCAAGCCGTCGAACCTGTTCATCGTCGACGGCGACGTCGAGCGCGTGAAGGTCATCGACTTCGGCATCGCCCAGATGACCGCCGCCACGCGCAGGCTCACGGCCACGGGCACCGCGCTCGGGACGCCCGGGTACATGGCCCCCGAGCAGACGCGCGGCGACGGCACGCGCGTCGACGGTCGCGCCGACCTGTTCTCCCTCGGCGCCGTGCTCTTCGAGTGCCTCACCGGCCGCCCCGCGTTCGAGGGCAAGCACCTGATGGCGCTCCTCGCGCGCCTGCTCTTCGAGGAGGCCCCCCGCATCCGCGATCGCCGCCCCGAGCTTCCCCGCGCCCTCGACGACCTCGTCGCGCGCCTGCTCGCGAAGGAGCCCTCCGCGCGCCCCCCTGACGCGGCCGCGGTCGCGCGCGTGCTCGAGGCCATGGACGACACGGGGCGCGGATCGATCCGCGCCGGCGGCGCCGAGCCCGATGCGCCCCTCGGCCGCACCGAGCGGCGCCTGTTCTCCATCGTCGCCGTCTTGCCGCAGGGCGCGCGCGAGGGCATCGAGACCGACGCCACCGTCCTCACCCGCCAGCGCATCGGCGAGATCGAGAAGGCCATGCGCCCGCTCGAGGCCCGCGTCGACGCGCTCGCCAACGGCGCGCTCTTCGTGACGCTCGTGGCCACGGGCAGCGCCACCGACCTCGCCGCGCGCGCCGCCCGCGCAGCCCTCGCGCTCCGGCCCCTGTTGCCCATGGCGACGATCACGCTCGTCACCGGCCTCGGCGAGGCCACGGACGCGCTGCCCGTCGGCGAGCTCGCCGAGCGCGCCGTCACCCTGCTCGACACGGCCGAGCGTTACGGCAACGACGGCGAGATCCCCATCGACGACGTGACCGCGGCCCTGCTCGACGGCCGCTTCGACGTCGTGCGCACGAAGGAGGGCCCGGCCTTGCGCGCCGAGCGCGACGTCAGCGGGCACGCGCGCACGCTGCTCGGCAGGCCGAGCCCCTACCTCGGCCGCGACCGCGAGCTGCGCATGGCGCTCGAGCTGGTGTCGGCGAGCCTCGAGGACGGCTCGCCCCGCGCCGTGATCATCCTCGGCGCCGCGGGCATGGGCAAGTCGCGCCTGCGCCACGAGATCGTCGAGCGCATCCGCCGCAGCTCGGATCCGGAGGTGGCCATCGAGGTCGGCCGCGGCGACTCGATCGCGCAGGGCTCGCCCTTCTCGATCCTCGCCTCGGCCCTGCGCAGCACGGCGCAGATCACGGCCGGCGAGCCGCTCGCGGTGCAGCGCAAGAAGCTCGAGAACGCGCTCGGCGCCCGCCTGTCCGAGGAGCGCCGCGCGCGCGTGGTCGAGTTCCTCGGCGAGATGGTGGGCATCCCCTTCCCCGACGACGCGAGCCCCAAGCTGCGGGCGGCGCGGCAGAGCGCGGCCCTCATGGCCGACCGGATCCGCGAGGCGTACCTCGAATACATGCAGGCCGAGCTCGCAGCGCAGCCGCGGCTCGTGGTGCTCGAGGATCTGCACTGGGGCGACGCGGCGTCGATCAAGCTCGTCGACGCGGCGCTCGGCGCGCTCGAGGGGCGGCCCTTCGTGGTGCTCGCGCTCGCGCGGCCCGAGGTGCGCGACGCGTTCCCGCGGCTGTGGGACGAGCGCGAGGTGCAGGAGGTGCGCCTCGGCGCGCTGCCGAACCGCGCCGCCGGCCAGCTCGTGCGCCACTTCCTGGGCGGCGACGTCTCCGCGGCCGAGGTCGACAGGCTCGTGTCGCGCGCGGCCGGCAACGCCTTCTACCTGGAGGAGCTGGTGCGCGCGGTGGCCGAGGGCCGCGGCGACGAGCTGCCGGAGACGGTGCTCGGCATGGTCGAGTCGCGGCTGCTCTCGATCGACCCCGACGCGCGGCGCCTTCTGCGCGTGGCGAGCGTCTTCGGCGGGGCGTTCTGGGACGGCGCGCTCGCGACCCTGCTCGGCGAGGACGAGCGGCGCGTGGCGTCGACCCTCGCGTCGCTCGAGGCGCGCGAGCTGGTGCAGCGGCGCGAGGACAGCCGCTTCTCGGGGCAGGCGGAGTACCACTTCCGGCACGCGCTCATCCGGGAGGGCTCGTACGCGGCGCTCACCGATCGCGACAGGGCCGTGGCGCACGCGCGCGCGGGCGCGTGGCTGCTCGCGGCCGGCGAGGAGGATCCGAAGGTCCTGGCCGAGCACTTCAGCCGCGCGAACGACGCCGATCAGGCCATCCGCTACTACGCGCGCGCAGCCGAGCAGTCGCTCGCGGCGGGCGACACGGAGGCGGCGGTGGCGGTGGCGGATCGAGCGCTCGGCCTCGGCGCGACGGGCGAGCAAGCGGCCGAGCTGCGGGCCTTGCAGACGAACGCCTGGACGCGGGCGAGCCAGTTCGTGCGCGCGCACGAGGCCGCGCAGGTGGCATTGCTGCTCGCGACGCCGGGGGGCCTGAGCCATGCGCGGGCGCTCGCCGGGGTCATTGCCAATGGTCTTTTCTTGCGCCGCCTCGACGTGATTGGCGAGGCCATGGATCAGCTCCTGCGCGTCGAGCCGGCGCCGGAGGCGATCTCGGCGCTCGCGTGGGCATTCAATCTCGCGGTGACCTCGCTGCTCCTCGGGGGCCGGCGCGACGCGGCCGAGGCGTATCTGCGGCGGATGGAGGAGGTCACGCGCGAGGCCGCGAGCGCCGATCCTTCGGTCGAGGCGTGGCTCGCGGCGTCGAGGGCGTACTGGGTGCGCTTCGTGGAGCGCGACGTGTGGGCGGCTCTCGCGCTCGACCGCGCCAGCGCGCGCGCATTCGAGGAGGCGGGGGACGGGCTGCGCATGCCGCTCGCGAATGCCCACATCGGCCAGGACCTGACCATGCTCGGCGCATTCGAGGAGGCGGAGGACGCCATCACCCGCGCGGTCGCCGGAGCGCAACCGGGCTCGACGGGGATGCTCCTGTCGCTCTGCATGCAGGCCTGGCTGCGCCTCGAGCAGGGCCGGCTCGACGAGGCGATTGCGTTGTGCGACGAGGTGATCGCGGGGGCGGAGGCGGTCGATGAGGGGCTCATCGGGCTCACGGCGCGTTACGCGGCGCTGGAGGCGAGAATGGGCCGAGGCGAGAGCCAGCGGGTCCTGCGCGAGCTGGAGGCGCTCGAAGAGGCCTGCCGGAGCCTGCCGTACATGGAGCTGTTGCACCTGACGCTGCGCGCGGCGGCGCTGCTGGCGGAGGGCCGGGCAGCGGAGGCGGTGGAGGCCGGGCAAGCCGCGCTCGGAAAGGTGGCTGCGCTGGGCATGGGGCACTATCACCGCCACGCGTTGCTCTTTCTGACGCATGCGGAGGCGCTCTCGGCGGCGGGGCGCGCGGACGAGGCGCGGGAAGCAATCGAGCGTGGAAAGGCGGATCTGCTGGCGAGGGCGGGCCGGATCGAGGATCCGGAGGCCCGCCGGCAATTCCTGGAGCGAGTGCCGCACCACGCGCGGACGATGGCGCTGTGGGAGGCTTTGATGGCCGACGAGCACGGGGCCGCGGGGCAAGTCGCGCCGCCGGCGCCCTGA
- a CDS encoding HdeD family acid-resistance protein, which yields MANPMTDDLRSNLRGMVHGTAGGLIGLGAVLLALGLVALMLPPLVGLTTAFVLGWLLAVAGVFQVIHSIADRHAPRTGWSIVIGLLRLAAGVLLILYPLAGTVALTAILGGYFLASGLAKTIRSFQHRREVPSWGWMLFDGIISLALGVIIWSSFPRSSMWLIGTLVGVEMMMAGISTLTLGMTLRRAPILGGPTGTARV from the coding sequence ATGGCGAACCCAATGACCGATGATCTGCGTTCCAACCTGCGCGGTATGGTTCACGGGACTGCCGGTGGGCTCATCGGGCTCGGCGCCGTGCTGCTGGCGCTCGGCCTCGTGGCGCTCATGCTGCCGCCGCTCGTAGGATTGACGACCGCATTCGTGCTCGGGTGGCTGCTCGCCGTCGCCGGCGTATTCCAGGTCATTCACAGCATCGCGGACCGGCACGCGCCGCGCACGGGCTGGTCCATCGTCATCGGCCTCTTACGGCTGGCCGCGGGCGTCCTGCTGATCCTCTATCCGCTCGCCGGCACCGTCGCGCTGACCGCCATCCTGGGGGGCTACTTCCTCGCGTCCGGCCTCGCGAAGACGATTCGCTCGTTCCAGCATCGTCGCGAGGTGCCCTCCTGGGGCTGGATGCTGTTCGACGGCATCATCAGCCTCGCGCTCGGCGTCATCATCTGGTCGAGCTTTCCCCGATCGTCGATGTGGCTCATCGGCACGCTCGTCGGCGTGGAGATGATGATGGCCGGCATCTCCACGCTCACGCTGGGCATGACCCTCCGCCGAGCGCCGATCCTCGGAGGACCGACCGGGACGGCGCGCGTCTGA